A section of the Lathamus discolor isolate bLatDis1 chromosome 6, bLatDis1.hap1, whole genome shotgun sequence genome encodes:
- the LOC136016393 gene encoding olfactory receptor 5AS1-like, protein MPEENCTTLTEFILLGFTDRLEVEIPLFGLFLLIYITTLVGNAGLIMLLQLSACLHTPMYYFLSNLSFLDLICSSAIAPKMLVSLLAQQKAISFTGCATQMFFFAAFADAECLLLAAMAYDRYVAVCHPLVYTVVMSRRVCTTLVAGVYLSGGLTSLVHTSFTFALSFCGSNVINHFFCDIPPLLELSCSNTYISEVLLLTLCGFIQTSTFLAIAVSYTCILSTILRIHVADNRHKAFYTCTSHLMAVGLFYGSLLFTYLQPSSSHSMNTDKVISAFYTLVFPMLNPLIYSFRNKEVKDALRRTVGRRVFSQ, encoded by the coding sequence ATGCCTGAAGAAAACTGCACCACACTGACAGAGTTCATTCTCTTGGGTTTCACCGACCGTCTGGAGGTGGAGATACCTTTGTTTGGGCTCTTCCTACTCATCTACATCACCACTTTGGTGGGGAATGCTGGCCTCATCATGCTTCTCCAGCTCAGTGCCTGCCTTCATACCCCCATGTACTATTTCCTAAGCAATTTATCTTTCTTAGACCTTATCTGTTCATCTGCCATTGCTCCCAAGATGCTGGTGAGTCTGTTAGCACAGCAGAAGGccatttctttcactggctgtgcaacacagatgtttttcttcGCTGCCTTTGCTGATGCCGAGTGCCTCCTTTTGGCTGCGATGGCCTATGACCGCTACGTGGCTGTATGTCACCCTCTTGTCTACACTGTTGTCATGTCCCGCAGGGTCTGCACCACCCTGGTAGCTGGGGTTTATCTCAGCGGGGGTCTGACTTCGCTGGTGCACACGTCTTTCACCTTCGCGTTGTCATTCTGCGGCTCCAATGTCATCAACCATTTCTTCTGTGATATTCCCCCGCTGCTGGAGCTCTCCTGCTCCAACACATACATCAGCGAGGTTCTGCTCCTCACTCTCTGTGGCTTTATACAAACCAGCACCTTCCTGGCCATCGCTGTCTCCTACACCTGCATCCTCAGCACCATCCTCCGGATCCATGTGGCAGACAACAGGCACAAAGCCTTCTACACCTGCACCTCCCACCTGATGGCTGTTGGGTTATTCTATGGCTCCCTCCTCTTCACATACTtacagcccagctccagccactCGATGAACACAGACAAAGTGATCTCTGCGTTTTATACCCTTGTTTTTCCCATGCTGAACCCCCTCATTTATAGCTTCAGGAACAAAGAGGTGAAGGATGCTCTAAGGAGAACAGTAGGGAGAAGAGTGTTTTCACAGTGA